A section of the Pseudanabaena mucicola str. Chao 1806 genome encodes:
- the alaS gene encoding alanine--tRNA ligase, translated as MASLPSLSGAEIRAKFLKFFEERNHKVLPSASLVPADPTVLLTIAGMLPFKPIFLGQQEPEVPRATTSQKCIRTNDIENVGRTARHHTFFEMLGNFSFGDYFKKEAIAWGWELVTQVYQLPPDRLIVSVYHTDEEAFAIWRDVIGIPAHRIQCMGDDNFWASGATGPCGPCSEIYFDFHPEIGDEHIDLEDDSRFLEIYNLVFMELNRDSHGNLTPLKKQNIDTGLGLERMAQVLQGVPNNYETDLIFPIIKKAADIAGLDYHKSDEKVKTSLKVIGDHVRSVVHMIADGINASNVGRGYILRRLLRRVVRHGRLIGISGTFASEVAEVAIALSQSVYPNTREREYVIKDEIKIEETRFLLTLERGEKLLEEILAKPEVKTSKTISGVDAFTLYDTYGFPLELTQEIAEEEGFTVDADGFESEMKKQQERSQAAHEDIDLLAKDNWVNIAKEIGKTEFLGYTELSSTAKVKAILVNGELTQKAIAGNKVQIVLDRTPFYAESGGQVGDTGYLAIGEAIAKVSDVQKQADLFIHIGQIERGEIAVGDNVNAQIALSERRRIQAHHTATHLLQSALKKIVDSNISQAGSLVDSDRLRFDFNLNRAVTAEEILQIELQINNWIAEAYDSVIEVLPIAQAKAKGAIAMFGEKYGAEVRVIDIPNVSMELCGGTHVKNTSEIGVFKIISETGVASGVRRIEAIAGQAVLEYLTVRDNITKDLSDRFKIKPEEISDRITGLQNELKNSQKEVETLKQQLALVKADSLLTEAKPVGDFKVLVAQLPDIEAEALKSAAEKLSAKLGNSAVVLGSFTEDGKVTLVASFSKEVNAKGLQAGKFIGAIAKICGGGGGGRPNLAQAGGKDASKLPEALEAAETQLRQVLSNS; from the coding sequence ATGGCTAGCCTCCCCTCCCTTTCTGGTGCTGAAATTCGTGCGAAATTCCTCAAATTCTTTGAAGAGCGTAATCACAAAGTTCTACCTAGCGCATCCCTTGTCCCCGCCGATCCCACCGTATTACTCACCATCGCGGGAATGCTACCATTCAAACCGATTTTTTTAGGGCAGCAAGAGCCTGAAGTGCCGCGCGCCACCACATCTCAGAAATGTATCCGTACCAATGATATCGAGAATGTGGGTAGAACGGCGCGTCACCATACCTTTTTTGAAATGTTGGGGAATTTCAGCTTTGGTGACTATTTCAAAAAAGAAGCGATCGCATGGGGATGGGAACTAGTCACTCAGGTTTATCAATTGCCTCCTGATCGCCTCATAGTTAGCGTCTATCACACCGATGAAGAAGCTTTTGCAATTTGGCGCGATGTGATCGGTATTCCTGCCCATCGGATTCAGTGTATGGGTGATGATAACTTCTGGGCATCGGGGGCTACTGGTCCCTGTGGACCTTGCTCAGAAATCTATTTTGACTTCCATCCAGAAATAGGTGATGAACATATTGATTTAGAAGATGATTCACGCTTCCTAGAGATTTATAATCTTGTCTTCATGGAATTGAATCGTGATAGTCATGGTAACCTCACACCTCTTAAGAAACAGAATATTGATACAGGTTTAGGCTTGGAGCGGATGGCGCAAGTATTGCAAGGCGTTCCGAATAATTACGAAACCGATTTAATCTTCCCAATCATCAAAAAAGCTGCTGATATTGCAGGGCTTGACTACCACAAGAGCGATGAGAAAGTTAAAACTTCGCTCAAGGTGATTGGCGACCATGTGCGTTCAGTTGTCCATATGATTGCCGATGGGATTAATGCCTCTAATGTTGGACGTGGTTACATTTTGCGTCGTCTCCTGCGTCGAGTTGTACGCCATGGTCGCTTGATCGGTATTTCAGGAACATTTGCCTCCGAAGTTGCCGAAGTTGCGATCGCTCTTTCTCAGTCAGTTTATCCCAACACTCGCGAAAGAGAATATGTGATCAAAGATGAAATCAAAATCGAAGAGACTCGCTTCTTACTAACCCTAGAACGTGGTGAGAAGTTGTTAGAAGAGATTCTGGCTAAGCCTGAAGTGAAGACTAGCAAAACCATTTCAGGTGTTGATGCTTTTACCCTCTATGACACCTATGGATTTCCACTGGAATTAACTCAAGAAATTGCCGAAGAGGAAGGTTTTACGGTTGATGCTGATGGCTTTGAGTCAGAAATGAAGAAGCAACAGGAGCGATCGCAAGCTGCCCATGAAGATATTGATTTACTGGCTAAGGATAACTGGGTAAATATTGCCAAAGAAATAGGTAAGACTGAATTTCTTGGCTATACAGAACTTAGTAGCACTGCTAAAGTTAAAGCAATTCTGGTCAATGGCGAACTGACGCAAAAGGCGATCGCTGGTAATAAAGTCCAAATCGTACTAGATCGCACTCCCTTCTATGCGGAGTCTGGCGGACAGGTCGGGGATACAGGTTATCTCGCCATTGGTGAAGCGATCGCTAAAGTTAGTGATGTGCAAAAGCAAGCTGATTTATTTATCCATATTGGACAAATTGAACGCGGTGAAATTGCTGTCGGTGATAACGTCAATGCTCAAATTGCTTTATCCGAGCGTCGTCGTATCCAAGCCCACCATACCGCTACCCACTTATTACAATCAGCCCTGAAGAAAATCGTTGACTCCAACATATCTCAAGCAGGTTCTCTCGTTGATAGCGATCGCCTCCGCTTTGACTTTAATCTCAATCGGGCTGTCACAGCCGAAGAAATCCTGCAAATAGAACTCCAAATCAATAACTGGATTGCTGAAGCCTATGACTCCGTAATTGAAGTATTACCCATCGCCCAAGCCAAAGCTAAAGGCGCGATCGCCATGTTTGGTGAAAAGTACGGCGCTGAAGTCCGAGTGATCGATATTCCTAACGTATCGATGGAACTGTGCGGCGGTACGCACGTTAAAAACACTAGCGAAATCGGCGTATTCAAAATCATTTCTGAAACTGGCGTTGCCTCTGGTGTGCGCCGCATCGAAGCGATCGCAGGTCAAGCGGTTCTAGAATATCTAACGGTTCGAGACAACATCACTAAGGACTTAAGTGATCGCTTTAAAATCAAGCCCGAAGAAATTAGCGATCGGATTACAGGTTTGCAGAACGAGTTGAAAAATTCTCAAAAGGAAGTGGAAACTCTCAAGCAACAACTAGCCCTAGTCAAAGCCGATAGCCTCCTGACCGAAGCAAAACCCGTTGGTGATTTCAAGGTCTTGGTAGCTCAACTCCCTGATATTGAAGCCGAAGCATTGAAATCTGCTGCCGAAAAACTCTCGGCAAAACTCGGCAACAGTGCTGTAGTTCTCGGCTCCTTTACGGAAGATGGCAAAGTAACCTTGGTTGCTTCCTTCAGCAAAGAGGTCAATGCTAAAGGTTTACAAGCTGGCAAATTTATCGGTGCGATCGCCAAAATCTGCGGCGGCGGCGGCGGCGGTCGTCCGAACCTCGCTCAAGCAGGTGGTAAAGATGCGAGCAAGTTACCCGAAGCTCTAGAAGCTGCGGAAACTCAACTAAGACAAGTTCTCAGTAATTCTTAA
- the purB gene encoding adenylosuccinate lyase, producing the protein MIERYTLPEMGRLWTDHHKYQTWLQVEIAVCEAQAELGYIPANAVEEIKAKANFDTDRVNEIELTVKHDMIAFLTNVNEYVGDAGRYIHLGLTSSDVLDTALAVQLVNSLEIIQSQLEEAIQAIRYQAQQHRYTIMAGRTHGIHAEPITFGFKLAGWLAEMLRHRDRLLSLSKNIAVGKISGAVGTYANVDPRIEAISCQKLGLQPDSASTQVISRDRHAEFSQVLALIGASIERFAVEIRNLQRTDVLEVEEHFTKGQKGSSAMPHKRNPIRSERLTGMARLLRGYATTALENVALWHERDISHSAAERVLLPDSCILTHFMLREITDLTKNLLVHTHNMERNLYCYGGVVFSQQVLLGLVTKGLSREDSYAIVQKAAHLAWNKTDGDFRKLISEDETVKKTFSDEELAACFDPNKHLKNLDQIYQRLGI; encoded by the coding sequence TTGATAGAACGCTATACGTTACCCGAAATGGGTCGGTTATGGACCGATCACCATAAATACCAAACTTGGTTGCAAGTTGAGATCGCTGTTTGCGAGGCTCAGGCAGAACTAGGATATATTCCTGCTAACGCCGTCGAAGAAATTAAGGCGAAAGCAAACTTTGATACCGATCGCGTTAATGAAATTGAGTTAACGGTCAAGCACGACATGATCGCGTTTTTGACCAACGTAAATGAATATGTAGGTGATGCAGGGCGCTATATTCACCTCGGCTTGACTAGTTCCGATGTGCTAGATACGGCTCTCGCAGTGCAATTAGTTAATAGTTTAGAAATCATCCAATCCCAGCTAGAAGAAGCGATCCAAGCGATTCGCTACCAAGCTCAACAACATCGCTACACGATTATGGCGGGTCGGACGCATGGTATCCATGCCGAGCCAATTACCTTTGGCTTTAAGCTGGCTGGCTGGTTAGCAGAAATGTTGCGTCATCGCGATCGCCTTTTATCCTTAAGTAAAAATATCGCTGTCGGTAAAATTTCAGGTGCAGTGGGAACCTATGCCAATGTTGACCCCCGCATCGAAGCGATCTCCTGTCAAAAATTGGGACTACAGCCCGACTCTGCATCAACGCAGGTAATTTCTCGCGATCGCCATGCCGAGTTCTCGCAAGTACTAGCACTGATTGGTGCATCGATCGAGCGCTTTGCCGTCGAAATTCGTAACCTTCAGCGAACCGATGTCCTCGAAGTAGAAGAACATTTCACCAAGGGACAAAAAGGCTCATCAGCAATGCCCCACAAACGCAATCCCATCCGTTCCGAGCGTTTAACAGGTATGGCGCGTTTATTGCGTGGCTATGCGACAACGGCTCTAGAAAATGTAGCGCTATGGCATGAACGTGATATCTCCCACAGCGCGGCGGAACGGGTATTGCTTCCTGATAGCTGCATCCTCACGCACTTCATGCTCAGAGAAATCACGGACTTGACCAAAAATCTGTTGGTGCATACCCACAACATGGAGCGCAATCTCTATTGTTATGGTGGTGTGGTATTCAGTCAGCAGGTGTTGCTTGGACTAGTCACTAAGGGCTTGAGCCGTGAAGATAGCTATGCGATCGTCCAGAAAGCTGCCCACCTTGCATGGAATAAAACCGACGGTGATTTCCGTAAGTTAATCAGCGAAGATGAAACCGTAAAGAAAACTTTCTCTGATGAAGAGTTAGCTGCTTGTTTCGATCCCAATAAGCATCTGAAGAATCTTGATCAGATTTACCAAAGATTGGGGATTTAG
- a CDS encoding YggT family protein, producing the protein MDVIAISSLLLNIVLGILILMYIFRIVMTWYPQIPLKQFPYSLITFPTEPLLFVLRKLIPPIGGIDISPVIGVGIFSLLREMLLGQQGILTMLQ; encoded by the coding sequence GTGGACGTGATCGCAATTAGCTCTTTATTACTAAACATAGTGTTGGGAATACTTATCCTCATGTATATCTTTCGCATCGTGATGACATGGTATCCCCAGATTCCCCTCAAGCAATTTCCCTATAGCCTGATTACATTTCCTACTGAGCCATTGCTATTTGTGCTACGGAAATTAATCCCACCGATCGGCGGCATTGATATTTCACCTGTAATCGGTGTCGGTATTTTCAGCCTTTTGCGGGAAATGTTGCTTGGTCAGCAAGGCATTTTGACAATGCTTCAATAG
- a CDS encoding HsdM family class I SAM-dependent methyltransferase has product MDKKPSKQTANPLTKWLALNWDRPERSYNPDVRDFLAELLRYPKDCVVTEDKVTGGYPDIKLLTPEKMAWVVGDLKKDDAELTTENGRRKLWDQKSKYVEGLTRYVLFLTAHYLWVVLPTGDAVVGIEEPLDLTVIAFSELQDKLKFLSYEQANHHNLWATFIEGQLPYIYLKLDDAQTLERLRQDLQASFTELTIAAEQAIAALANEYTQFQYQEKEIERNLVYASQDAQRRAKVRLKFKSDFHRHLFEEILPRFEDQYGRDINAKSNQIKERIRESFVADSVAVLVARVLFLRLVEDLELTKKRKLSNGGPRDWADFVDYLTGDAKALVQLVAEDAGRLYHEPFEQGLFDWIYETNGQLDQSLQRLIIRFNAYDFADLSEEILGNIYQSFLPTAKRKRLGEFYTPTALVDWILEQTIFSHGDGKLLDPSCGSGSFLVRYVHRCLQESRNRGISIDDSHDPIVRDLQTNVWGFDLNPFAAFISHFQLMWALIRFKPSTTDIPKVHIYNLNSLLKDDDLVPFLGEEFFPDGSIERDRQQWKYIVGNPPYIRAERVKYGDEMKGLWNQIWGQNADTGLVFLYRALTESLESGGWLGMVVSGGYANSEAAAKVWKLLYPNRQASLRKIVWLEFAGKIWDANVIPMLLIIEKVPAQDNDKIEIYVPDQVSSTSLNGDRPVKIKYKDFFDAKVSPRITDINLSDSAEGRWGNYLLPLLKPKDIPILKKLYPSNDRGKIVELKEAVEPQLSRNNRPFWFTYGIQAGRDAQVTENPIGDSSIKVILGRDIAMGWHGEPENWVNLEGAQKLSIWGDRKHKSFIAVSELALAPFACLVEREDLAARNSVVVALPKTNGVSEKAVVAFINSKLARFYCLIRLRTGVLEGSSRSHIYPRVLEAMPWVKNLNPNVEQSLVDNYNQLSRLATIAKDNPDEWLLSEIENLIQTRRYRITDRLLALNLVHWTAEDIQAEELILDGKFIRTGSSFLELLNADLAELVYKLLMLTAEEDTYISKSVIQKLVVPHNYAEVIQTYKQKVIDFQEVEADFFRALAQIDQTIYQMFELTAEEQAHIESRLSSFPLNKLQPRYPWQTVKPRPIKAYTSDRFV; this is encoded by the coding sequence TTGGATAAAAAACCATCTAAGCAAACAGCTAATCCTTTAACCAAATGGCTAGCGTTAAATTGGGATCGTCCAGAGCGATCTTACAATCCCGATGTGCGTGATTTTTTAGCGGAATTGCTACGCTATCCAAAAGATTGTGTAGTGACTGAAGATAAAGTAACTGGCGGCTATCCAGATATTAAATTGCTCACGCCCGAGAAAATGGCTTGGGTGGTGGGAGATTTAAAAAAAGATGATGCAGAATTAACTACCGAGAATGGTCGGCGCAAGCTGTGGGATCAAAAATCTAAGTATGTTGAAGGCTTGACTCGCTATGTTTTGTTTCTGACGGCGCATTATCTTTGGGTAGTTTTGCCGACTGGTGATGCGGTTGTCGGGATTGAAGAGCCTTTGGACTTAACAGTGATAGCTTTTAGTGAATTGCAGGACAAACTTAAATTTTTAAGTTACGAACAGGCAAACCATCACAATCTATGGGCGACATTTATCGAAGGTCAACTGCCATATATTTATCTAAAATTGGATGATGCTCAAACCCTTGAACGCTTACGTCAAGACTTACAAGCTAGTTTTACAGAATTAACGATTGCCGCAGAACAAGCGATCGCTGCCTTAGCCAATGAATATACGCAATTTCAGTATCAAGAAAAGGAAATAGAACGGAATCTGGTATATGCCAGTCAAGATGCTCAACGCCGTGCCAAAGTCCGCTTAAAGTTTAAATCTGATTTTCATCGTCATCTTTTTGAAGAAATTCTGCCCCGATTTGAAGATCAATATGGACGGGATATCAATGCCAAAAGCAATCAAATTAAAGAACGGATTCGAGAATCATTTGTTGCTGACTCAGTGGCGGTGTTAGTGGCGCGAGTATTATTTTTACGATTAGTTGAGGATTTGGAATTAACCAAAAAACGCAAACTTTCCAATGGTGGACCTCGTGACTGGGCAGATTTTGTTGATTATTTGACGGGAGACGCTAAAGCGCTGGTGCAACTAGTGGCTGAGGATGCAGGACGGCTATATCATGAGCCGTTTGAGCAGGGGCTATTTGACTGGATCTATGAAACTAATGGTCAGTTAGATCAATCATTGCAACGTTTAATTATTCGATTTAATGCTTACGACTTTGCGGATTTATCGGAAGAAATTTTAGGCAATATCTATCAAAGTTTTTTACCAACCGCCAAACGCAAACGCCTCGGTGAGTTTTATACACCAACTGCCTTAGTGGATTGGATTTTAGAACAGACAATTTTCAGTCATGGTGATGGTAAACTGCTCGATCCTTCCTGTGGTAGCGGTTCGTTTTTAGTGCGATATGTCCATCGCTGTTTACAGGAATCCAGAAATAGAGGAATATCGATTGATGATTCTCACGATCCGATTGTCAGAGATCTGCAAACCAATGTATGGGGCTTTGACCTAAATCCCTTTGCCGCTTTTATTAGCCATTTTCAGTTAATGTGGGCTTTAATTCGGTTCAAACCATCAACAACAGATATCCCTAAAGTTCACATTTATAATTTAAACAGTCTGCTGAAGGACGATGATTTAGTTCCATTTCTAGGAGAGGAGTTCTTTCCCGATGGTTCGATTGAGCGAGATCGCCAACAGTGGAAATATATCGTGGGGAATCCACCCTATATTCGTGCGGAACGGGTGAAGTATGGCGATGAAATGAAGGGCTTATGGAATCAGATTTGGGGACAAAATGCTGATACTGGTTTAGTATTTCTCTATCGCGCCTTGACGGAATCACTGGAATCTGGCGGTTGGTTGGGAATGGTAGTAAGCGGCGGCTATGCTAATTCAGAGGCAGCCGCTAAGGTTTGGAAATTACTATACCCAAATCGTCAAGCCTCCTTAAGAAAAATTGTCTGGCTGGAGTTTGCTGGCAAAATTTGGGATGCAAATGTAATTCCGATGTTGTTGATTATCGAAAAGGTTCCTGCTCAGGATAATGACAAAATCGAGATTTATGTACCTGATCAAGTTTCTTCAACTTCATTAAATGGCGATCGCCCCGTCAAGATTAAATACAAAGATTTTTTTGATGCCAAAGTCAGTCCTAGAATTACAGATATTAATCTCAGTGATTCGGCAGAAGGGCGATGGGGAAACTATCTATTGCCATTGCTAAAACCGAAAGATATTCCCATCCTCAAAAAACTATATCCAAGCAACGATCGCGGTAAAATTGTCGAATTAAAGGAAGCCGTAGAGCCACAACTCAGCCGCAATAATCGTCCTTTCTGGTTTACCTATGGCATTCAAGCAGGTAGAGACGCTCAAGTTACTGAAAATCCTATTGGCGATAGCTCAATCAAAGTAATACTTGGTAGAGATATTGCGATGGGATGGCATGGAGAACCCGAAAATTGGGTAAATCTTGAAGGCGCTCAAAAATTGAGTATTTGGGGAGATAGAAAACATAAATCCTTTATTGCTGTTTCTGAGTTGGCACTAGCACCGTTTGCTTGTCTTGTTGAAAGAGAAGATCTTGCGGCTCGTAATAGTGTTGTTGTTGCGTTACCGAAAACTAATGGAGTTTCCGAAAAAGCAGTTGTAGCTTTTATCAATAGTAAGTTAGCTCGTTTCTATTGCTTAATAAGACTAAGAACAGGTGTATTAGAGGGATCGTCACGATCTCATATTTATCCTCGTGTGCTTGAGGCTATGCCTTGGGTAAAAAATCTAAATCCAAATGTTGAGCAAAGTTTGGTTGATAATTACAATCAGTTGTCAAGACTAGCTACGATCGCTAAAGATAACCCTGATGAATGGTTGCTATCTGAAATTGAAAACTTAATTCAAACTAGACGATATAGAATCACCGATCGCTTGCTTGCGCTTAATTTAGTACATTGGACTGCTGAAGACATTCAAGCCGAAGAACTAATACTAGACGGTAAATTTATTCGCACAGGTTCATCTTTCTTAGAATTATTGAATGCAGATTTAGCTGAGCTAGTTTATAAGCTTTTGATGTTAACTGCTGAAGAAGATACATATATTTCTAAATCGGTGATTCAGAAGTTAGTGGTTCCCCATAACTATGCTGAAGTCATTCAAACCTATAAACAAAAAGTGATTGACTTTCAAGAAGTGGAAGCCGATTTCTTTAGAGCTTTAGCCCAAATTGATCAAACTATTTATCAAATGTTTGAACTCACTGCAGAAGAGCAAGCCCATATCGAAAGCCGTTTATCAAGTTTTCCATTAAATAAATTGCAACCGCGCTATCCTTGGCAGACGGTTAAGCCAAGACCGATTAAAGCCTATACCAGCGATCGCTTTGTCTAG
- a CDS encoding SIMPL domain-containing protein, protein MLTESHVPTPRAFPQLFSGMLALAIALVGSAYLASNALRSLRSNDNLTVIGSSTRPIRSDFVIWRSSVSSQQTTLPLAYQELKRHSEKVQAYFKSKNIPNEAITLSAIDTQPIPETNINGVQTGRTIAYRLVQRFEVRSKDVDAITAIARSSTELINDGLPFISEPAEYLYTELGKLRVDMISEATKDAKARGEAIVNVSGSRLGTIRKAETDVFQITARYSTEVSNSGAYNTTTIDKDIRAVVAITFAVE, encoded by the coding sequence ATGCTGACAGAATCTCACGTCCCAACCCCCAGAGCATTTCCCCAACTATTTAGCGGAATGCTTGCCCTTGCGATCGCCCTAGTCGGTAGCGCTTATCTCGCCAGTAATGCCCTGCGATCGCTTAGGTCAAATGACAACCTGACCGTAATTGGTTCCTCAACCCGTCCGATTCGTTCCGATTTTGTGATCTGGCGAAGTTCCGTTTCGAGTCAGCAAACCACACTGCCACTCGCCTACCAAGAACTTAAACGCCATTCCGAAAAGGTACAAGCCTACTTCAAGAGCAAAAATATTCCCAATGAAGCAATCACCCTGAGTGCGATCGATACGCAGCCGATTCCCGAAACCAATATTAATGGTGTGCAAACAGGTCGAACCATTGCCTATCGCCTCGTCCAACGTTTTGAAGTTCGTTCCAAAGATGTCGATGCCATTACTGCGATCGCGCGATCAAGTACAGAATTGATTAATGATGGCCTACCTTTCATCTCTGAACCTGCGGAATATCTCTACACTGAACTTGGCAAATTGCGTGTAGATATGATTTCTGAAGCGACTAAGGATGCTAAAGCGAGGGGTGAAGCGATCGTCAATGTCTCAGGCAGTCGCCTCGGTACAATCCGCAAAGCCGAAACCGACGTCTTCCAAATTACCGCCCGATATTCCACCGAAGTCAGCAACAGTGGAGCATACAACACCACCACCATCGACAAAGATATCCGCGCCGTAGTCGCGATTACTTTTGCAGTCGAGTAA